The following coding sequences lie in one Arachis ipaensis cultivar K30076 chromosome B05, Araip1.1, whole genome shotgun sequence genomic window:
- the LOC107643769 gene encoding peroxidase 11 codes for MAHCSLFPKSYFLHVVLIMFTFLVATRLYASEPPLTLDYYASTCPTVFDVIRKETECAVLSDPRNAAMIVRLHFHDCFVQGCDASNLLDDTVTLKGEKKAATNIHSLKGFELIDQIKNMVESECPGIVSCADILTIAARDAVILVGGPYWDVPVGRKDSVTANIDLANTNLPTPDESLLSIISKFLYQGLSVTDMVALIGAHTIGMARCQSFRSRIYGDYGFTSVKNPVSESQLSNLRSMCPPIGGGRTDNNISAMDYVTPNLFDNSFYQLLLNGEGLLNSDQEMYSSVFGIQTRELVKKYATDPLDFFRQFSESMVKMGNITNSESFVTGEVRKNCRFVNT; via the exons ATGGCACATTGTTCTCTTTTTCCAAAATCCTACTTCCTTCATGTTGTTCTCATTATGTTCACCTTTCTTGTGGCTACAAGATTGTATGCAAGTGAACCTCCTCTTACGCTCGATTACTACGCATCGACTTGTCCCACTGTGTTTGATGTTATAAGGAAGGAAACAGAATGTGCCGTGCTCTCTGATCCGCGCAACGCGGCCATGATAGTTCGGCTGCACTTCCATGATTGCTTTGTTCAG GGATGCGATGCATCAAATTTGCTTGATGACACCGTCACACTTAAAGGTGAAAAGAAAGCAGCTACCAACATCCACTCTTTGAAAGGATTCGAATTAATTGATCAGATCAAGAACATGGTTGAGTCCGAGTGCCCCGGAATCGTCTCCTGCGCTGATATTCTTACAATTGCAGCTAGAGATGCTGTGATTCTG GTAGGTGGACCATATTGGGATGTTCCTGTGGGAAGGAAGGATTCTGTAACTGCAAATATTGATCTTGCAAACACCAATCTTCCCACTCCAGATGAAAGCCTTCTCTCTATCATTTCCAAATTTCTTTATCAAGGCCTCTCTGTCACAGATATGGTAGCCCTTATAG GAGCTCACACTATTGGCATGGCAAGGTGTCAGAGCTTCAGATCAAGAATCTATGGGGACTACGGATTCACTTCAGTGAAGAATCCAGTTTCAGAGAGCCAACTCAGCAACCTAAGATCTATGTGTCCACCAATTGGAGGAGGAAGAACAGACAATAACATATCAGCAATGGATTATGTTACCCCTAACCTCTTTGACAACTCTTTCTACCAATTGCTCCTAAATGGTGAGGGACTTCTCAACTCAGATCAGGAAATGTACTCAAGTGTGTTTGGAATCCAAACAAGGGAGCTTGTTAAGAAGTACGCAACGGATCCTCTGGATTTCTTCAGGCAATTCTCTGAATCCATGGTGAAGATGGGAAACATTACGAATTCCGAGAGCTTCGTAACGGGAGAAGTCAGGAAGAACTGCAGATTTGTCAATACATGA
- the LOC107643770 gene encoding uncharacterized protein LOC107643770, with protein sequence MEDVITEASPPSRFLEEDLNTFTPPSPPVTPFPSLHFPQHQQQQQPLTPKLLIIALSPISLSLFHPRLLPPSVPLLASLTLPNTNPITLSPLTPNSFLLSVPSSIPSHHSHAIAKTLIAHQIRPDSVLIFDSLYPSNYRGRLPSDEAVAFKLDTSAERKAAEGEMILEGLEYYPSGSVVDGLAAAFLARCQLLNLRASLCVSWPEFDRSVMALIEHLLRNGVLRGCDGLRFGSQVLRFGRKKGRGFESELYT encoded by the coding sequence ATGGAGGACGTAATAACAGAAGCATCCCCTCCTTCAAGATTCTTAGAGGAAGATCTCAACACCTTCACACCCCCATCTCCACCCGTTACCCCTTTTCCCTCCCTCCACTTCCCCCAAcaccaacagcaacaacaaccccTAACCCCCAAACTCCTCATCATAGCGCTCTCTCCcatttccctctctctcttccacCCCCGCCTCCTCCCTCCCTCCGTTCCCCTCCTCGCATCCCTTACACTTCCCAACACCAACCCcatcactctctctcctctcacTCCCAATTCCTTCCTTCTCTCTGTTCCCTCTTCAATCCCCTCACACCACTCCCACGCCATCGCTAAAACCCTAATTGCCCACCAAATCCGCCCCGATTCAGTCCTCATCTTTGATTCCCTTTATCCGTCAAATTATCGCGGCCGTCTGCCGTCTGATGAGGCGGTTGCCTTCAAGCTTGACACCTCCGCCGAGCGGAAGGCCGCCGAAGGGGAGATGATTCTAGAAGGACTTGAATATTACCCTTCTGGAAGCGTTGTGGATGGGCTTGCCGCTGCGTTCTTGGCCAGGTGCCAGCTGTTGAACCTCAGGGCGAGTTTGTGTGTTTCCTGGCCTGAGTTTGATCGTAGCGTCATGGCGTTGATTGAGCACTTGCTTCGGAACGGAGTGCTGCGTGGTTGCGATGGTTTGAGGTTTGGTAGTCAGGTCTTGAGGTTTGGGAGAAAAAAAGGGCGTGGGTTTGAGTCTGAGTTATATACTTGA